Below is a genomic region from Paraburkholderia sp. BL23I1N1.
TTCAAAGTAGGGGTTAGCGCGACACGGGCACGCCGCACCCCAGGCACCGCTCAGTGTTGCGAACTATTTTTTTTGAAATCAACGCATTTTCTGGAGAGAAGAATCATGAAGGCAAAGTGGGCACTTGTATTTCTGGCCGCGTCGGCGTTTGGTGCGGTGTGCCAGTCGGCAAGCGCACAGGTCGCAGGCACGCAGACTATCGGCGCCACCGTGGAGGAGTCCCAGCTCATCGTCGAGGGCTGGAGCACCACGAAGAGCCTGCTGGGCAAGAGCATTTATAACGACAGTGGCGAGAAAGTCGGGGTGCTCCACGACATCATCATCGCGCCGGATAACGCCGCGTCGTTCGCGATCGTGGCGGCGCATCAGTTTCTGGGCGTGTCCCAGCACGACGTGGCGCTTCCGATGTCGCAACTGGACTACGTGAACGGCAAGCTCGTGTGGGCGGGCGCCACGCGCGAGGCGGTGAAGTCGATTCCGGCTTTCCAGTATGCGAAGGTCCGGAGCATTCCCGTGGCGCGCAAGAATTACGGTCAGCACTGACGGTCGCGCCTGCGCGGTGGCCAGGGGCGGCTGCCGCGCAGCAGTGGATTTGGAATGATTCAGGAACATTAAGTACCGCGTTTGACGCGGGCTCGCGCATGATCACATTCAGCTTAAAAGCGATCCGTCACCGGTAGGTCTGAGAATCATGCGTCCTGGCAGCCATTCTGGCTGCCATCCAGATGGACAGGCTCCGGTATTCGTCAATGAACGCCGTTTCGAACGCCTATGTTCACGCCTGCTAGTTCCGTTTCGGCAAATTGCCGGCTGGTGGCCCATTGATCCGGCTGCCATGAAAAATTGCCGACGCGCTCCCTCCGCGGTGTGCCCTGACGTTGGCGTCGTGTCGACGCTCGGCGCCGTGATCGCGCTCGCCGTGTTCGGGGTTGCCGCGCTGACTTCCCTTGATATTACGGCAGCTGTGTTCTATGGGGTGGTGGTGCTGCTGGTCGCCTCGGCCGGCAACCGGCCGGCCACGATCATCGCCGCGTGGGGCTGTGTGGCGTTGACGTTGCTCGGCTTCGCGATTTCGCACAATGGCGCTTATACCAGCGGCGCGCTTGCGCGGTGCGCGGTGAGCCTGCTGGCGATCGCCATCACGTCGATTCTGGCATTGCGAAACCTGGCCGCGACGACGCTGCTGCACGAACAGGTCGAACTGCTCAAGCTCGCTCAGGACGCGCTCGCGCGCTCGACCGCGGAACTCGCTCACGCCACGCGCATCACCCTGCTCGGCGAGCTGGCGGCTTCGGTTGCGCACGAGGTGACGCAGCCGATCGCGGCCATCGTGACGTGCGGCGGTGCCGCGTTGCGCTGGCTGAACCGTCCTGCACCGGAGATCGACGAAGCGGCGCAATCCGTCACACAGATGATTCGCGACGCGAAGCGCGCGGACGAAGTCATCCAGCGAATCCGTTCGATGGCCAAAAAGCGCGACAGTCTCCCGGTTGCGGTCGAGCTGAATGCGATCGTCGGCGAATCGATCGAACTGGTGCGGTTCGAACTCGAGCGCCACCGCATCGAACTGAACATTGACCTCGCGATGCCCCCGCCCACGGCGTGCTGCGATCGAGTGCAACTGCAGCAGGTCCTGATCAACCTGATCATGAACAGTATCCAGGCCATGGCCGACGTGACCGGGCCGCGCAAGCTCCGGATCGCCACGCGCCCGTTCGAAGGCGCGCATGTCCAGGTGATCGTGCAGGATTCGGGCACGGGAATCAGCGAGGAAAACGGCGGCCGTTTGTTCAATACTTTTTTTACGACCAAGGCCGAGGGCATGGGTATGGGGTTGTCGATCTGCCGTTCGATCGTCGAGGCACACGGTGGCCGTATCTGGGCCGAATCGCCTGCGGCGGGCGGCGCGGTGCTGCAGTTCATCCTGCCCGTCGGCGAAGGGAGATGTCATGAGCAGTGATGTGCGTAGCGATGCCGACGGCAACGCGGGCCATTCCATGGTCTATGTCGTGGACGACGACGAGTCGATGCGCGAGGCCGTCAGCACGTTGCTGCGTTCGGTCGGGCTCGGTGTCGAAACCTTCGGCTCCGCGCAAGAATTCCTCGCTTACGACATGCCGGACGTGCCGAGCTGTCTGATCCTCGACGTTCGCCTCAAAGGTCAAAGCGGGCTCGCGGTGCAGGAACAGATCGCGGCAAGTCAACTCGGTTTGCCGATCGTCTTCATGACGGCGCATGGCGATATCGCGATGACGGTCAAAGCCATGAAGGCCGGCGCAAAGGATTTTCTGGCCAAGCCGTTTCGTGACCAGGACATGCTGGACGCGGTCGCACATGCATTGACGAGCGACGAGGAACGGCGCGAAGCCAATCGGTCCGTCGCGGACCTGCGGCGCTGCTATGAATCGTTGACCGCGCGCGAGCGCGAAGTGATGGCGTTTGTCGCGGCCGGACTGATGAACAAGCAGATTGCGGGTGAAATGAATCTGAGCGAAATCACCGTGAAGATTCATCGCGGCCAGGCGATGCGCAAGATGGGCGCACGCTCGCTGGCCGACTTCGTGCTGAAGGCGGAGGCGCTTGGCGTCAAGCCGCCGCAAGGCATGACGGCGCCGCCGCGCAACTCGCGTAGCTGAACGCAACTTGCGGAACGGTTCGTTGCTGGCGCAGGGTTCACACGGCCATGCCGGACATCGATCTCATCCCTGCGTATAGATCGCACACCGCTTCGGGCAACCAAACCGTTTCGTTTCCGTATCAACCGGACCAGCTCCGTGCTCGCCGCGACGAGGCGGGGTGGCGTGCTGTCCGCAACTTTCGCTGCATGACTAAACCTGAATATGAATCGACCCAACCATTGGTCATTGCAAGCAACCGTATGTAGGGCTAGTTGACGTATTTGCGGTGCGATACCGTGGAGTCATCACGGAGCCCCGATTAACCGGGACTGTTTCACCATTCAATCGGATGACCAGATCATGATCAGTTCGTTGACGTTGCCCGCTGCGCACGTCGTTCAGAGAAGCCGGGGCAGCCCGATCGCTGTGGAGCAGCAATGGCGCACACCCGGCGACGATCAGGGCGATGCGTGGCAGCGCAGCAATATCCTCGTGTCGCGCTGGACCCGTAACGATACCCAGCCGCTGGAGGTCGTCAATCCGGGCAGCGCCGCGCTTCATTGCATCGCCATGAACCTGAAGTGCACCTCGCTCACGTTCGTTCACGCCGGCAGCACACTCGTGCGCGGCCGGGTAACGGCGGGCGCGGTGCAGATCACCGCGCCGGAGGTGCCGTGCAGCGCCGTGTTCGAATCGCCGGGCGACGTCCTGCATCTTTTCGTCTCGCAGCAGGTGCTAGGCGAATGCTTCGAAGACCTGTTCGGCCACCCGCATGCGGGCGATATCCGTATCGACGATCCGAAGCTCGTGCGCGACCCTGCGCTCGAACGTCTCGCGCAGGCGCTGGCCGTCTCGCAGTCCGACGACGCCGCGCTCGGCAAGGTCTTCACCGACAGCGTCAGTCTCGCCATCGTATCGCGCGTGATCGCACGTCACTTCACGATTGCGGAACGGCAAACCCGCGAAGTGAGTGCCTTGCCGTCATGGCGGCTCAGCCGTGCAATCGAGTATGTCGACGCGCATCTGTCCGAGTCGATCGGGCTTGCGGATATTGCCCGCAGCGCGGGGCTGACCCGCATGCATTTCGCTTCGCAGTTCCGTCGCGCGACCGGCATGCGTCCGCACGAATACCTGTTGCGGCGCCGGATCGAGCACGCACAGCATCTTCTCGCCGGGTCGAGATACAAGGTGCTCGACGTTGCGCTGAGCTGCGGTTTCCGATCGCAGGCTCACTTTACGACGGTGTTCAAACGCCTCGTCGGAGAGACGCCTTTTTGCTGGAGAAGGAAAGCGAATGTCGATGGCTAAACAGATTCGTGCGTTTCTGGAAGTCAGCGAAACTTTTCTGCGGCAGTCCGGAAGTGGGCTGCGCCATGACGGACTGTTGTCGCTGGACGGCATGCGAAGTGTTCGCGATGGCCACCTCGACGATCAACCGGATTATCCGAAACAGGAGTGCAATCATGCTGGCGAATGCGAATTTCACCGATCCGTGGATGCAAACCCTTGGTTTGCTGTCCGTCCTATCCGGTGACACGGACGCCGGCGCCGGCGTCAACGAACTGGCCGCGGAAGTTGCCCGGAACGGCCGCAAGAACTGCGCGCTGCCGGTCATGGGGCAACGATTTGAAGTCCAGGTCCATGTGATCGACCGGCCGTCGCAGTCGACCGCGACGGTCATATGGCGCGACCCGACCCGTTGCTCCTATGGCGATCAGGTCTGGCACGCAAGCCGCGCGCGCGTGAGCGGCGTGTGCGCCATGAGCGGACGCGCGATCCAGCCGGGCGACGCGATCTACAAGCCCCGTCCTTGCCGTCCCGCGCCGCTCAACACGGGTGCGATGATTCTGCGCACCGTGCTCGATAAAGCCGTCGCGCTTTGATCGATACGCATTTGAAGCGCCGGGGCGATAGCGACACGTTGCTCGCTGCGCCCGGGCGTTTGCTGTAAAAAATCGGGCTGCATTCCTACATCGCAAGGTGATGCTCACTCGGCCGCGTGTGAACCGGCCACGACCTTGCCGCGGAAAATGTAGTACTGGTAGAGGTTGTAGCCGATCATCACCGGAAAGATGAGCCCGATCCCGATCAGCATGAACACGAGTGTCGACGAATCGGACGCCGCTTCGACGATGCGGAGCTTGCCCGGAATGAAGTCGGGAAACAGGCTGACTGCAAGGCCAATAAACGACACGGCGAACATGGCGACCGATGCGCGGAACGGCGCGCGCGATCTTCCCATGGTCAATGAACCGATGACGGTCGCGAAGGCGAACGCCGCGGCCGCACCGAGCCCGATCAGCAGATGAAACACACCAGGCTGGGTCCAGCGGTCGCGGCCGACGGCGCTGATGAACCACGTCGCGGCGGTCAGCAGCGTGGCCGCGGCGGCTGTGATGAAGGCGCTCAGCAGCGCCAAACGGCGCGCCCAGTGTTCGAGCGGCCCAACGGTCTTGTTGACGAGATAGGTCGAGCCGAGCAGTGAATAGCCGGCCACCACGCCCACCGCCGAAACGGCGACGAACACACCGCGCAGTTCGCCCGGCAACAGGCCCGTGATGACCTTGCCGAGCACCACGCCCTGGGCGATGGCGGCAATCAGACTGCCGATGCCGAACGCCTTGTCCCACAGGAGCCCGTGCGTTACGCTATGGCGGAATTCGATCGCGGCGCCGCGCATGATCAGACCCGCGATCAGCGCCATGACCGGCAGATACAGATCCTGCAGAAGCAGCGCATACGCGTCGGGGAACGCCCCGAACAGCGCGCCGCCGAGCACGACCAGCCACGTCTCGTTGGCGTCCCAGACGTGGCCGATTGTCTGCACCATCACGTCGTGATCTTCTCGGCGGCTGCGTAGCAGGCTGAGTATGCCGATGCCGAGGTCGAAGCCGTCGGTGACGACATAGAACACCAGCATCAGGCCGATGAGGCCGAACCAGGTGAGTGCCAGCGTGGTGTGAATCGAGTGGTCCATGAGATTTCCTCGTAACGGGATTGGGTTAGTACCCGGTGACGGCCGCCGCTGTTTCAGCTTCGGCTGGCGTGGGCGGCGTCAACGTGAGATCGGGACCGGTGCGCAGCCAGTGGCGCGCGAGCACGAAGAAGGTGAGCAGCAGCACCACGTAGAAGGCAAAGAACATCACCATGCTCAACGTGACCGACGCTGGCGCCACGCTCGACGCAGCGTCTTTCGTGCGCAGCAGCCCGTAGACGACCCAGGGCTGGCGGCCGACTTCGCGCACGATCCAGCCGGCCTCGACCGCCGCATAGGGCAGGGGAATGCACAGTACCCATGCGAGCAGCAGCTTGCGTTGAGCGAGCAGCGCCTCGAGGTTGCCGCGCGTCTTGCGCAAGACGTACGCCGTCCAGAACGCCAGTGCCATGAAAGCGAAGCCAATGCCCGCCATCACACGGAACGCGTAGTACAGCAGAGGAATCGTCGGCGGCTGGTCGGCGGGCGGGAAGTCAGTGAGGCCCTTGACCTGGCCGTGCAGCGTATGGGTGCTGAGAATGCTGAGCATGCCCGGCACTTCAATCGACCAGTCGTTGCGCTGCGCCTTCTGGTTCGGCCACGCGAGCAGCGACCATGACGCACCGGTGCCTGGCTTGTTCGTGATCCAGTTCCCTTCGATCGCCGCGCCCTTTGCCGGCTGCGTTTTGAATACGCTGCCGCCGCTCGAATCGCCGAGCCAGATCTGGATTGGCGCGACGAATACGAGCACCAGTAGCGCGATCCTGAATGAGTGGGCGAAAAATTCCGGATGGCGGCGTTTGAACAGGTTCCACGCGGAAATGCCGGCGATCACGAACATGCCGGTTTCGATCGCCGCCGCCCACATGTGCGTGACGCCCCAGACCATATCCGGATTGAAGATCGCGGCTGCGTAGTCGGTCACGACGATCTTGCCGTTTTCGACCGCAATGCCCGCCGGCGTCTGCATCCACGAATTGGCGACCATGATCCAGAACGCGGAGATGCTCGAACCCAGCGCGACCATCGAGGTGGCGAAGAGATGCACGCCGCGCGGCACGCGTCCCCAGCCGAGCAGCATCACACCGATGAATCCCGCCTCCAGCATGAAGGCCATCGCCCCTTCGAAGCCGAGGATGTTGCCGAAGAACTGTCCGCTGAAACGCGAAAAGCCGGCCCAGTTGGTGCCGAACTGGAACTCCATCGGGATGCCGCTGACCACGCCCACCGCGAAGTTCAGCGCCAGCAGCTTGCTCCAGAAGCGCGCATGCCGGTAATAGGCGAGGTTGCCGGTGCGCAGCCATAGCACTTCGATCAGCACGAGGAAGGCCGAAAGACTGATGGTCAGAATCGGCCACATGATGTGAAAAAGGGCTGTCATTGCGAACTGGCCGCGTGACAGATCGAGTACGCCAATGAGATGCATGAGGAACTCCCGCCGGTCGAAGCGTGACTTGAGGTTCGTTGAGGAACACGAGGAGAAATCATGGCTCGCCATCGAGCACGGCGCTTGTTCAAACGCCCGCCGGTTTCATATTTGCACGCCGGTGGTCGCGCGCGCCGGACGCGCCTTCTTGCATGCCGTGCGTTTTCGAAATCGCGCAGGCGAACTGAAAAGACCGGCGGATCATGTCGCCGAATAATGTTTTCCACGCGGAGAGGCTGCATGACGGTTGGCGGCAGGGTTCCCGCGGTATTCGCGTCGGATTCCGAGAAGAAACCTGGAGAACCATCATGCGCTATCTGGACACGACACAGCACGACCTGAATCGAAGCGATCGGGTGTTTCTGCCGGACATCGATCCGACCGATAGGGAGGTGTGGTCCGCGCCCGATCTGCCGGCGCCCGAACTGGCGCTTGGGCGATGGACACAACGGGTCGTGTTTGCTACCGCGCTCTGGTCGGTCTGCGAGCTTCCGTTTGAGGTGTGGTTCAGCCGCACGACGCAGGAGGTGGTGTGCTGCGTCGCTGCAAAGCTTGTGTGGCTGGCGCTCGTGTTGTTCGTTCTGGCCGGAAGCCGCTTGGCGCGTCTTGCCTATGCGTTCCTTTGCACGATTGGATTAATGGCCGTTGCGTTCGGCCTGCCTGCCGAATACCGCGTGTTTCCGCTGGGATTTCTGCTGTCTTCGGTGGAGTGCGTTTTAAAGGCTACGGCATTCGTCTGCCTTGTGTCCGCGGGCATCTACCCCGAAGAGGCGTGATTTTGCGGGCGCCGCAAGGGTGGGCATCCTATCCCTTTGGATAATAGTTTCGGATGACTATCCCAATTAATATGGCTCCAACGACGCAAGCCTCGCACCGGCCGCGTTAGTGCAAAGGGCGCAGTCATCGAACGCGCCCGTCCCGCTAGTCCACCAGGCGTGAGTGCAGCATGATAAAGATCGGTCGAGTAACCGTGTCGTTGGAAAGGCGCGAGGCGTACCTGGATGATCGGCTGCTCCAGGTCGGATCGAGGGCCTTCGATATCCTCGAACTGCTGATCCAGGCGCGGGGCAAAACTGTCACGAAAGACGAGATTCTTCGGCACGTGTGGCCGAATTCGGTGGTCGAGGAAAATAATATTCACGTCCAGCTTTCGGCGCTCAGGAAGATCCTGGGCGATGACAAGGACGCGATTCGCACGATCTCGGGTCGGGGCTACCGGCTCACCACTCAGGTCGAAGGGGACGAGCCAGTCGCGTTGTCTGGAGCCGTTCAGGACGGTCCGACGCGACAAATCGGACCAGCGGGACAACCTGGCACGGCGCGCCGGACCGGCGTGCCGGTCTGCCATGCGCCCCTGATCGGACGCGACAGCGCTATGGCTGAAATCACGCGGGCCCTGAACGGGACGCCGATCGTCACCTTGCTCGGACCGGGAGGCATCGGCAAGACGCAACTCGGCATCGCGGTGACGAGGTCGATTGCGGCTGAGTCGGATCGGGAAGTGTGCTTCGTCACGTTGGCCGCGGTGGACCACGCCCAGGGCGTGGTGAGCGCCCTTGCCGAAGCGCTGGGCGTTGAGCGTGCCGATGGCGACGTTGCCCTATCGTCGCTCGTCGCGGCGGTCCAGGGGCGCACCTTGCTGGTCATGCTGGACAACTGCGAGCATGTGATCGAGTCGGCGGCAACAGTGTGCGAACTGCTCGTCCAGGCAAGTGCGGACCTGCGCATTCTCGCAACCAGCCGCGAGCCGTTGCGAACGCGTGACGAGAAATTCTATTGGGTCGCGCCGCTCGACACCCCGGACGCAGAGGCGAGTC
It encodes:
- a CDS encoding PRC-barrel domain-containing protein → MKAKWALVFLAASAFGAVCQSASAQVAGTQTIGATVEESQLIVEGWSTTKSLLGKSIYNDSGEKVGVLHDIIIAPDNAASFAIVAAHQFLGVSQHDVALPMSQLDYVNGKLVWAGATREAVKSIPAFQYAKVRSIPVARKNYGQH
- a CDS encoding sensor histidine kinase encodes the protein MKNCRRAPSAVCPDVGVVSTLGAVIALAVFGVAALTSLDITAAVFYGVVVLLVASAGNRPATIIAAWGCVALTLLGFAISHNGAYTSGALARCAVSLLAIAITSILALRNLAATTLLHEQVELLKLAQDALARSTAELAHATRITLLGELAASVAHEVTQPIAAIVTCGGAALRWLNRPAPEIDEAAQSVTQMIRDAKRADEVIQRIRSMAKKRDSLPVAVELNAIVGESIELVRFELERHRIELNIDLAMPPPTACCDRVQLQQVLINLIMNSIQAMADVTGPRKLRIATRPFEGAHVQVIVQDSGTGISEENGGRLFNTFFTTKAEGMGMGLSICRSIVEAHGGRIWAESPAAGGAVLQFILPVGEGRCHEQ
- a CDS encoding response regulator transcription factor, which codes for MSSDVRSDADGNAGHSMVYVVDDDESMREAVSTLLRSVGLGVETFGSAQEFLAYDMPDVPSCLILDVRLKGQSGLAVQEQIAASQLGLPIVFMTAHGDIAMTVKAMKAGAKDFLAKPFRDQDMLDAVAHALTSDEERREANRSVADLRRCYESLTAREREVMAFVAAGLMNKQIAGEMNLSEITVKIHRGQAMRKMGARSLADFVLKAEALGVKPPQGMTAPPRNSRS
- a CDS encoding helix-turn-helix domain-containing protein, with protein sequence MISSLTLPAAHVVQRSRGSPIAVEQQWRTPGDDQGDAWQRSNILVSRWTRNDTQPLEVVNPGSAALHCIAMNLKCTSLTFVHAGSTLVRGRVTAGAVQITAPEVPCSAVFESPGDVLHLFVSQQVLGECFEDLFGHPHAGDIRIDDPKLVRDPALERLAQALAVSQSDDAALGKVFTDSVSLAIVSRVIARHFTIAERQTREVSALPSWRLSRAIEYVDAHLSESIGLADIARSAGLTRMHFASQFRRATGMRPHEYLLRRRIEHAQHLLAGSRYKVLDVALSCGFRSQAHFTTVFKRLVGETPFCWRRKANVDG
- a CDS encoding DUF3331 domain-containing protein produces the protein MLANANFTDPWMQTLGLLSVLSGDTDAGAGVNELAAEVARNGRKNCALPVMGQRFEVQVHVIDRPSQSTATVIWRDPTRCSYGDQVWHASRARVSGVCAMSGRAIQPGDAIYKPRPCRPAPLNTGAMILRTVLDKAVAL
- a CDS encoding cytochrome d ubiquinol oxidase subunit II; its protein translation is MDHSIHTTLALTWFGLIGLMLVFYVVTDGFDLGIGILSLLRSRREDHDVMVQTIGHVWDANETWLVVLGGALFGAFPDAYALLLQDLYLPVMALIAGLIMRGAAIEFRHSVTHGLLWDKAFGIGSLIAAIAQGVVLGKVITGLLPGELRGVFVAVSAVGVVAGYSLLGSTYLVNKTVGPLEHWARRLALLSAFITAAAATLLTAATWFISAVGRDRWTQPGVFHLLIGLGAAAAFAFATVIGSLTMGRSRAPFRASVAMFAVSFIGLAVSLFPDFIPGKLRIVEAASDSSTLVFMLIGIGLIFPVMIGYNLYQYYIFRGKVVAGSHAAE
- a CDS encoding cytochrome ubiquinol oxidase subunit I, with product MHLIGVLDLSRGQFAMTALFHIMWPILTISLSAFLVLIEVLWLRTGNLAYYRHARFWSKLLALNFAVGVVSGIPMEFQFGTNWAGFSRFSGQFFGNILGFEGAMAFMLEAGFIGVMLLGWGRVPRGVHLFATSMVALGSSISAFWIMVANSWMQTPAGIAVENGKIVVTDYAAAIFNPDMVWGVTHMWAAAIETGMFVIAGISAWNLFKRRHPEFFAHSFRIALLVLVFVAPIQIWLGDSSGGSVFKTQPAKGAAIEGNWITNKPGTGASWSLLAWPNQKAQRNDWSIEVPGMLSILSTHTLHGQVKGLTDFPPADQPPTIPLLYYAFRVMAGIGFAFMALAFWTAYVLRKTRGNLEALLAQRKLLLAWVLCIPLPYAAVEAGWIVREVGRQPWVVYGLLRTKDAASSVAPASVTLSMVMFFAFYVVLLLTFFVLARHWLRTGPDLTLTPPTPAEAETAAAVTGY
- a CDS encoding winged helix-turn-helix domain-containing protein; amino-acid sequence: MIKIGRVTVSLERREAYLDDRLLQVGSRAFDILELLIQARGKTVTKDEILRHVWPNSVVEENNIHVQLSALRKILGDDKDAIRTISGRGYRLTTQVEGDEPVALSGAVQDGPTRQIGPAGQPGTARRTGVPVCHAPLIGRDSAMAEITRALNGTPIVTLLGPGGIGKTQLGIAVTRSIAAESDREVCFVTLAAVDHAQGVVSALAEALGVERADGDVALSSLVAAVQGRTLLVMLDNCEHVIESAATVCELLVQASADLRILATSREPLRTRDEKFYWVAPLDTPDAEASPQAILASSSVRFFLAQMRAVNADVETDPGSLEMVATICRRLDGVPLALELAAARAAVFGIRKTVTELDDRFQFLTGGRRTAPPRQQTLEASLDWSYQLLSSTERIVLHRLGIFPARFSLEAACAVAACERLSPNEVTEAIVGLASKCVVMTTFDSRTKEYFLLETTREYALRKLYESDESDEVLTRNAAYLARVEEQPYGRRFRAATGGNTLAAESVASR